From a region of the Tenggerimyces flavus genome:
- a CDS encoding helix-turn-helix domain-containing protein — protein MLTIGQLAAYAGVTVRAVRHYHQIGLLPEPERDDSGYRRYGPTAVVSLVKIRTLANAGVPLSQIALMLQADASTFAEAVEKIDYHLRDEIERLQTSRKQIARLTAGDSVALPPEVDRYLDRLREIGASERMVQGERDGWILVAACWPDRFAEIMPSKFAQLEDPQLVRLYRLLSEIIDEADSVDDPRLAEAADLMAAMAEQADAAGELDYVGLAKDDPAIALLDAFPLEADPRSERMVELMRERGWTGWTRPERIAPPS, from the coding sequence ATGCTGACGATCGGTCAACTGGCGGCGTACGCCGGCGTCACCGTGCGGGCGGTCCGGCACTACCACCAGATCGGGCTCCTGCCCGAGCCGGAGCGGGACGACTCGGGCTACCGCCGGTACGGCCCCACGGCGGTCGTGTCCCTGGTTAAGATCCGCACCCTCGCCAACGCCGGCGTGCCGTTGTCGCAGATCGCGCTGATGCTCCAGGCCGACGCGTCGACGTTCGCCGAGGCGGTCGAGAAGATCGACTACCACCTGCGCGACGAGATCGAACGGCTGCAGACCAGCCGCAAGCAGATCGCGCGGCTCACCGCCGGGGACAGCGTCGCGCTACCGCCGGAGGTGGACCGCTACCTCGACCGGCTTCGCGAGATCGGCGCGTCGGAACGGATGGTGCAGGGCGAACGGGACGGCTGGATCCTGGTCGCGGCTTGCTGGCCCGACCGTTTCGCCGAGATCATGCCCTCGAAGTTCGCCCAGCTCGAAGACCCGCAGCTCGTACGGCTCTATCGGCTCCTGTCGGAGATCATCGACGAGGCCGACTCGGTGGACGACCCGCGGCTGGCCGAAGCCGCCGACCTCATGGCCGCCATGGCCGAGCAGGCCGACGCGGCCGGTGAGCTCGACTACGTCGGCTTGGCGAAGGACGACCCGGCGATCGCTTTGCTGGACGCCTTTCCCCTCGAGGCCGATCCGCGGTCGGAGCGGATGGTGGAGCTGATGCGCGAACGTGGCTGGACCGGCTGGACCCGCCCGGAACGGATCGCGCCTCCGTCCTAG
- a CDS encoding ABC transporter permease: protein MATYFLADTAVLTERTLRHVTRSLDTIITTAITPIAMMLLFVFVFGGAIDTGSVSYVNYMLPGILLITIASGISYTTMRLFTDLQSGIFERFQSMPIARSGVLWAHVLTSLVANVISLAVVIAVALVMGFRSGAGVLAWLAVAGILILFTLALTWISVIPGLTAKSVDGASAYAYPLIFLPFISSAFVPTETMPGPVRVFAENQPVTSIVNTIRALLTEQPVDADLWIALAWCGGILVVAYVFATISYRRRIS from the coding sequence ATGGCCACGTACTTCCTCGCCGACACCGCCGTCCTCACCGAACGAACCCTCCGGCACGTCACCCGCAGCCTCGACACCATCATCACCACCGCCATCACCCCGATCGCGATGATGCTGCTGTTCGTCTTCGTGTTCGGCGGCGCGATCGACACCGGGTCCGTCTCGTACGTGAACTACATGCTCCCCGGCATCCTGCTCATCACGATCGCGTCGGGCATCTCGTACACGACGATGCGGCTCTTCACCGACCTGCAGAGCGGGATCTTCGAACGATTCCAATCCATGCCGATCGCAAGATCGGGCGTGCTCTGGGCACATGTCCTGACCTCGTTGGTCGCCAACGTGATCTCGCTCGCCGTCGTCATCGCCGTCGCCCTCGTCATGGGCTTCCGCTCAGGGGCAGGCGTGCTGGCGTGGCTCGCGGTCGCCGGCATCCTCATCCTGTTCACGCTCGCGCTGACCTGGATCTCGGTCATCCCCGGCCTCACCGCGAAAAGCGTGGACGGCGCGAGCGCGTACGCCTACCCGCTCATCTTCCTGCCGTTCATCAGCTCAGCCTTCGTACCCACCGAAACCATGCCCGGCCCCGTCCGTGTCTTCGCCGAGAACCAGCCGGTGACCTCGATCGTCAACACGATCCGCGCCCTGCTCACCGAGCAACCCGTGGATGCCGACCTCTGGATCGCGCTGGCGTGGTGCGGAGGCATCCTCGTCGTTGCGTACGTGTTCGCCACGATCTCCTACCGGCGCAGGATCTCCTGA
- a CDS encoding ABC transporter ATP-binding protein codes for MSTPPAIHVQGLEKSYKDLHVLRGVDFDVARGSIFALLGSNGAGKTTVVRILSTLLRADTGTAQVQGFDVATQAADVRESISLTGQFAAVDEILTGRENLVLVAKLRHLEDPGTIADGLLDRFSLREAGSRRVSTYSGGMRRRLDIAMSLIGNPSVIFLDEPTAGLDPQARIEVWQAVKELANGGTTVLLTTQYLDEAEQLADRIAILHLGRIIVNGTLAELKQLLPPAQVEYVEKQPSLEDVFLAVVGDTKKQG; via the coding sequence ATGAGCACCCCTCCAGCGATCCACGTGCAAGGCCTCGAGAAGTCGTACAAGGACCTGCACGTCCTGCGCGGCGTCGACTTCGACGTGGCGCGCGGCAGCATCTTCGCCCTCCTGGGCTCGAACGGCGCGGGCAAGACCACCGTGGTGAGGATCCTGTCCACGCTCCTCAGAGCCGACACCGGAACCGCCCAAGTACAAGGCTTCGACGTCGCGACCCAGGCCGCCGACGTACGGGAGTCCATCAGCCTCACCGGCCAGTTCGCCGCCGTCGACGAGATCCTCACCGGCCGCGAGAACCTCGTCCTCGTCGCAAAACTGAGGCACCTCGAAGACCCCGGCACCATCGCCGACGGCCTCCTCGACCGCTTCTCACTGCGGGAGGCGGGCAGCCGGCGCGTCTCGACGTACTCCGGTGGCATGCGTCGCCGCCTCGACATCGCGATGAGCCTGATCGGGAACCCATCGGTCATCTTCCTCGACGAGCCGACAGCCGGCCTCGACCCGCAGGCGCGCATCGAGGTGTGGCAGGCCGTCAAAGAGCTCGCCAACGGCGGCACGACCGTGCTGCTCACCACCCAGTACCTCGACGAGGCCGAGCAGCTCGCCGACCGGATCGCGATCCTCCATCTGGGCCGGATCATCGTGAACGGGACCCTCGCCGAGCTCAAACAGCTGCTGCCGCCCGCCCAGGTCGAGTACGTCGAGAAGCAGCCGTCGCTCGAGGACGTCTTCCTCGCCGTCGTCGGCGACACCAAGAAGCAGGGATAA